Proteins from a single region of Butyrivibrio fibrisolvens:
- a CDS encoding DUF4230 domain-containing protein, producing the protein MKKATVFKVISIVFCVICIISSIVIWLIYKDYKSYDLSKYRDGVTVVDPNTIVLSDSGVRVSFSEVILSKPNETRKLVVFEQEGTVSYTIEDRMFSFLDAESTKKYQTVKYTGKGSFIVELDELTAANIIDDSENKVLTIKIPHPRLDTIDIDPNKVEIGEQTTGFWAIGTIKLTLSDYNIIETELRDRLVEKFNTTANGQEADDLALDAVYAIYAPVVEAVDSNYELKIVFQ; encoded by the coding sequence ATGAAAAAAGCAACCGTATTTAAAGTAATTAGCATCGTTTTTTGCGTTATCTGCATCATTTCTTCAATTGTGATCTGGCTTATATATAAAGACTATAAAAGTTATGATCTTTCGAAATATAGGGATGGCGTAACAGTTGTCGATCCTAATACCATAGTTCTTAGTGATAGTGGAGTGAGAGTTTCATTTTCTGAAGTAATCTTGTCAAAACCTAATGAAACTCGGAAACTTGTTGTGTTTGAACAGGAAGGTACTGTCAGTTATACGATTGAAGACAGAATGTTTAGCTTCCTTGATGCTGAGTCAACCAAAAAGTACCAAACAGTTAAATATACCGGCAAAGGCTCTTTTATCGTAGAACTTGATGAACTGACCGCTGCTAACATAATTGATGACAGCGAAAATAAAGTTCTGACGATTAAGATCCCACATCCAAGGCTTGATACCATCGATATTGACCCTAACAAGGTTGAGATCGGAGAGCAGACAACCGGTTTCTGGGCGATTGGAACAATAAAACTTACACTTTCAGACTACAACATAATAGAAACAGAGCTCAGAGACAGATTAGTAGAAAAATTCAATACCACCGCCAATGGGCAGGAAGCCGATGACCTTGCTTTGGACGCCGTATATGCCATATATGCGCCGGTTGTTGAAGCTGTAGATAGTAATTATGAATTGAAGATTGTATTTCAATAA
- a CDS encoding MotE family protein, whose translation MADKKKKEKEPERPAYTLPDDPKEAMKQLKADRKQLRSDQKAAAKEARLRAKEMEEAEAELNGDIHGGLGSFLLILLIILVWMLLMAIMIKFNILGLGDTLTPALKNVPYIRNLLPNAQITQMNSEENSEEVLVDNSDYVASLERELSNQLALNASLSATIDKLNAEVARLEPFEEEQAEFDKQRQQFYQDIVYNDNAPDASAYASYYAMIDPEEAAKIYEEIAASEVSDEEVKVYAATFSAMKPKEAAAIFNNMSNITLVARILQQMGSDDRAKIMGKLDTDVAEKVTELLEPEGLPGLPGDNAAGT comes from the coding sequence ATGGCTGATAAGAAGAAAAAAGAAAAAGAGCCCGAAAGACCAGCTTACACATTGCCCGATGATCCTAAGGAGGCAATGAAACAACTTAAAGCCGATAGAAAGCAGCTACGTTCTGACCAGAAAGCTGCAGCTAAAGAAGCGAGACTTCGTGCAAAAGAAATGGAAGAGGCGGAAGCTGAGCTTAATGGAGATATCCATGGTGGCCTTGGATCTTTTCTTCTGATCCTTTTGATAATACTTGTGTGGATGCTCCTTATGGCCATAATGATCAAGTTCAATATCTTAGGACTTGGTGATACATTAACGCCTGCACTCAAGAACGTGCCTTATATAAGGAACCTTCTTCCAAATGCACAGATTACTCAGATGAATAGTGAAGAAAATTCAGAAGAGGTTCTTGTTGATAATTCTGATTATGTAGCATCTCTTGAAAGAGAACTGTCTAATCAGCTTGCGCTTAATGCTTCTTTGTCCGCAACTATAGACAAGCTTAACGCAGAGGTGGCAAGACTTGAACCCTTCGAAGAAGAACAGGCTGAATTCGACAAGCAAAGACAGCAGTTCTATCAGGACATAGTCTACAACGACAATGCCCCCGATGCCAGCGCCTACGCATCCTACTACGCAATGATAGATCCTGAAGAAGCTGCAAAGATCTATGAAGAGATAGCAGCAAGTGAAGTTTCCGATGAAGAAGTTAAAGTCTACGCTGCGACTTTCTCTGCCATGAAACCAAAGGAAGCAGCGGCTATCTTTAACAACATGTCCAATATAACCCTTGTTGCAAGAATACTTCAGCAGATGGGAAGTGATGACAGGGCTAAGATCATGGGCAAACTCGACACGGATGTAGCAGAGAAAGTAACGGAACTTCTTGAACCTGAAGGACTTCCGGGACTACCAGGCGACAACGCGGCGGGGACGTAA
- the fliJ gene encoding flagellar export protein FliJ — protein sequence MAKFVYSMQSVLNLKIKTENQSRMEFGAAQMRLNEELDKMDRLQKRLEDYMLQGEELQANVLDVQEILFNRNAVENVKAQIEDQKLNIEQAEKIVDEARLKLSKDMQERKMQETLRERAFQEYLQEEKDAEFKESDQRTSFTYGQKINKSR from the coding sequence TTGGCAAAGTTCGTTTATAGTATGCAGAGTGTCCTGAATTTAAAGATCAAGACAGAAAACCAGTCCAGAATGGAGTTTGGTGCTGCTCAGATGCGTCTTAACGAAGAACTCGACAAGATGGACCGCCTCCAAAAGCGTCTTGAAGACTACATGCTTCAGGGAGAAGAGCTTCAGGCAAACGTCCTTGATGTGCAGGAAATTTTGTTTAACAGAAATGCTGTTGAAAACGTAAAAGCTCAAATTGAGGACCAGAAACTGAATATAGAACAGGCTGAAAAGATAGTAGATGAAGCAAGACTTAAATTGTCCAAGGACATGCAGGAGCGCAAGATGCAGGAGACTCTGAGAGAAAGAGCCTTCCAGGAGTATCTTCAGGAAGAAAAAGATGCAGAGTTCAAGGAAAGCGACCAGAGAACCAGCTTTACCTACGGACAGAAGATCAATAAGAGCAGGTAG
- the fliI gene encoding flagellar protein export ATPase FliI — MSSGLIDFSRYRKLEAQTFYRTRGKVINIVGLTIESAGPDAKMGDICYIYPKQKGDESPVKYSGKPTMAEVVGFSNGRVQLMPYENTSGIGSGSIVENTESPLRVNVGDGLLGQTLDGLGRIDGTSYGQGHVLENGISYSVENQPPDPMTRDPISEVLSLGVKAVDGLLTVGKGQRIGIFAGSGVGKSTLLGMFARNTKADINVIALIGERGREVREFIERDLGEEGVQRSVVVVATSDKPALERVKAAKTATSIAEYFRDQGKDVLLMMDSLTRFSMAQREIGLASGEPPVSRGYPPSVYAEMPKLLERAGKSQKGSITGLYTVLVDGDDFNEPITDTARSILDGHIVLNRKLAQKNHYPAIDVLQSISRCMSAIASPAQKRSAGRFKNVMATYNDAEDLINIGAYRKGANKNIDYAIDKIDAVNDFLLQSTDEKFSFEEIIDQLETLFPDEPKKTE, encoded by the coding sequence ATGTCAAGTGGACTTATTGATTTTAGTAGATATAGAAAGCTTGAAGCGCAGACCTTTTATCGTACAAGAGGAAAGGTAATAAATATCGTCGGTCTTACCATCGAGTCAGCAGGACCCGATGCCAAGATGGGCGATATTTGCTATATCTATCCCAAGCAAAAGGGAGATGAGTCTCCTGTTAAATACTCCGGAAAGCCTACTATGGCTGAAGTTGTAGGTTTTTCTAACGGACGAGTCCAGCTGATGCCTTATGAGAATACAAGTGGTATAGGTAGCGGTTCTATAGTTGAAAATACTGAGTCTCCCCTTAGGGTAAATGTTGGCGACGGCCTCCTTGGTCAAACTCTTGACGGACTTGGCCGAATTGACGGAACCAGCTATGGTCAGGGGCATGTTCTTGAAAACGGAATCTCATATTCAGTAGAGAATCAGCCTCCGGATCCTATGACCAGAGACCCTATATCAGAAGTATTGTCTCTGGGAGTCAAGGCAGTTGATGGGCTTCTCACAGTCGGTAAAGGCCAGCGTATAGGTATTTTCGCAGGTTCCGGTGTTGGTAAGTCAACGCTCCTTGGAATGTTTGCTCGTAACACCAAAGCTGACATCAACGTAATAGCTCTTATTGGAGAGCGTGGAAGAGAGGTTCGCGAGTTCATAGAAAGAGACCTTGGAGAAGAAGGTGTTCAAAGGTCAGTTGTTGTAGTCGCAACTTCTGATAAGCCTGCTCTTGAACGTGTAAAGGCGGCTAAGACTGCAACCTCAATTGCAGAGTATTTCAGAGATCAGGGTAAAGACGTACTTCTTATGATGGACTCCTTAACCCGTTTTTCCATGGCTCAAAGAGAAATAGGCCTGGCAAGCGGTGAGCCACCTGTATCAAGAGGATATCCACCGTCTGTATATGCTGAAATGCCGAAGCTACTTGAAAGAGCCGGTAAATCTCAAAAAGGGTCTATAACGGGCCTTTATACAGTTCTTGTAGATGGTGATGACTTTAATGAGCCTATCACAGATACAGCAAGATCTATTCTGGATGGACATATTGTCCTTAACAGAAAGCTTGCGCAAAAGAATCATTATCCTGCGATTGATGTACTTCAAAGCATCTCAAGATGTATGTCTGCTATAGCGTCTCCCGCTCAGAAGCGTTCTGCAGGAAGATTTAAGAACGTAATGGCAACTTATAATGATGCGGAAGATCTTATAAACATCGGAGCATACAGAAAGGGTGCCAACAAGAATATAGACTATGCGATCGATAAGATAGATGCAGTCAATGATTTTCTGCTTCAGTCAACGGATGAGAAGTTTTCATTTGAAGAAATAATTGATCAGCTGGAAACTCTTTTCCCAGATGAACCTAAAAAGACAGAATAA
- the sctL gene encoding type III secretion system stator protein SctL, producing the protein MSNLVKGMWVTLDSEDARIIDNNELSDIKIQESYEEEMRRRARQSAQMQGEDGMDGMDDMYEPSFNEGIPAEPIDRLMEDQEGMDGMDGMPSEMSLSDFDGEDGAMQGGTGGQDYGGPGEAYGAGSYDGGQGYGGGPNEMPPNIQKDIDQILNDAQVQANQIVADARMQADQILNQAREEGHRQGYDEGFQEGMAKSEDKVEKTIQKKEKELEARYERMTQSVEPEMVDTLTRIYEHVFNVSFKDDKEIILHLLQTALSRIESSGSLLIHISPDDYDMITDAKEQLMQNVVSPDTVLELVEDPTLKENECIIETDGGIFDCSVGVELEELGRKIKLLSFDRRK; encoded by the coding sequence TTGTCTAATCTTGTTAAAGGCATGTGGGTAACTCTTGATAGTGAAGATGCAAGAATCATCGATAATAATGAGCTGTCTGATATCAAGATTCAGGAGTCTTATGAGGAAGAGATGCGGCGCCGTGCAAGGCAAAGTGCCCAGATGCAGGGTGAAGACGGCATGGATGGAATGGATGACATGTACGAACCCTCTTTTAACGAAGGGATTCCTGCTGAACCGATTGACAGACTGATGGAAGATCAGGAGGGCATGGATGGAATGGACGGTATGCCCTCTGAGATGAGTCTGTCTGATTTTGATGGCGAAGACGGTGCTATGCAGGGCGGAACCGGTGGTCAGGATTATGGCGGACCAGGTGAGGCCTATGGGGCTGGATCTTATGATGGAGGCCAGGGTTATGGCGGGGGTCCTAATGAAATGCCGCCTAATATTCAAAAAGATATAGATCAGATCTTAAACGATGCCCAGGTTCAGGCTAATCAGATAGTTGCAGATGCAAGAATGCAGGCTGATCAGATCCTGAATCAGGCGAGAGAAGAAGGACACCGCCAGGGTTATGATGAAGGCTTTCAGGAAGGCATGGCCAAGTCCGAGGATAAGGTAGAAAAGACTATTCAGAAAAAAGAAAAAGAGCTTGAGGCAAGATACGAGCGCATGACCCAGTCGGTTGAGCCTGAAATGGTTGATACACTGACAAGGATTTATGAGCATGTGTTCAATGTATCTTTTAAAGACGATAAGGAGATAATCCTTCATCTACTCCAGACAGCTCTTTCAAGAATAGAGTCAAGCGGAAGCCTTCTTATACACATTTCGCCTGATGACTATGACATGATAACGGATGCCAAAGAGCAGCTTATGCAAAACGTTGTAAGTCCTGACACAGTACTTGAGCTTGTTGAAGATCCAACGCTTAAAGAAAATGAGTGCATCATCGAAACAGATGGAGGAATCTTTGACTGCAGCGTAGGAGTTGAGTTAGAAGAACTTGGAAGAAAGATAAAACTTCTTTCGTTTGATAGAAGAAAATAG
- the fliG gene encoding flagellar motor switch protein FliG, with amino-acid sequence MSEEGLMEGFTPTVNLTENLSGTQKAAILLIALGPEKSSLIFKYLKEEEIEELTLEIANTRSVSSEIKEAVINDFYGVCLAQQYIAEGGITYAKELLEKALGEDKAMDVISKLTASLQVKPFEFIRKTDPSQILTFIQDEHPQTIALILSYMSPAQSSQILGALTPDRQADVAKRIATMDRTSPDTIKDVEKVLETKLSSLVNQDYTIIGGVDAVVEILNTVDRQTEKHIMETLEIEEPELADEIRKKMFVFEDILMLDDRSIQRVLRDVDNSDLSLACKGANEQVQTAIFNNLSKRLAVMIKEDMDFMGPVRMKDVEEAQQKIVNIIRKLEDSGEIVISRGGGDDIVV; translated from the coding sequence ATGTCAGAAGAAGGCTTAATGGAAGGCTTTACGCCAACGGTGAATTTAACAGAAAACCTGTCGGGTACGCAGAAGGCAGCGATCCTTCTCATCGCACTTGGACCGGAGAAGTCGTCGCTTATCTTCAAGTACCTGAAAGAGGAGGAAATCGAGGAGCTTACTCTTGAGATAGCCAACACAAGGTCTGTAAGTTCTGAGATAAAAGAGGCTGTTATCAATGATTTCTATGGCGTATGTCTTGCCCAGCAGTACATTGCTGAAGGCGGTATCACATATGCCAAAGAGCTTCTTGAAAAAGCTCTTGGTGAAGACAAGGCAATGGATGTTATCAGTAAACTTACTGCATCCTTGCAGGTTAAGCCTTTCGAATTTATCAGAAAGACTGACCCTTCACAGATACTTACTTTCATACAGGATGAGCATCCTCAGACGATCGCACTTATTTTGTCTTACATGTCACCTGCTCAAAGCTCGCAGATTCTGGGTGCCCTTACTCCTGACAGACAGGCAGATGTTGCCAAGAGGATAGCAACTATGGATAGAACGAGCCCTGATACTATCAAGGATGTAGAAAAAGTACTTGAGACCAAGCTATCGTCTCTTGTTAACCAGGATTACACTATCATCGGCGGTGTCGATGCTGTTGTTGAGATCCTCAATACAGTTGATCGTCAGACAGAAAAGCATATCATGGAGACTCTGGAAATCGAAGAGCCCGAGCTTGCTGATGAAATCCGTAAGAAGATGTTCGTATTCGAAGATATCCTTATGCTGGATGATCGTTCTATCCAGAGGGTACTTCGTGATGTTGATAACTCAGATTTGTCCCTTGCATGTAAAGGTGCTAATGAGCAGGTACAGACTGCAATATTCAACAACCTTTCAAAGCGTCTTGCAGTTATGATCAAGGAAGATATGGATTTCATGGGACCTGTTCGTATGAAGGATGTTGAAGAAGCTCAGCAGAAGATCGTTAACATTATCAGAAAGCTTGAAGATTCCGGCGAGATCGTAATCTCCAGGGGCGGAGGTGATGATATAGTTGTCTAA
- the fliF gene encoding flagellar basal-body MS-ring/collar protein FliF has protein sequence MPERLKAILDRIKEWWNRFTTKQKTMIVAVGAGALVTLAVLLLIFSQPKYITLVTADDTKQAAEIRDLLEENNINYQLSEDALVFKVREEDQQDARLLLAANGVQADDYTIDKVTDSSFTTTESDKQKKYVTYMEKKLEKDLASIESVNWARITLHVPEDDGTLLASQEESTASILLELSDPEHFTKDNAAFIAKIISAALGNETTEGIVIMDSTGMMLYAGEDETVMGIATSQLTLKQQAEASVRTAVKNVILGTNMYDNVEVGTNLKMDFSTIDDTIHTYTPVEGGSQGVLSEHRSYSSDSTGGESGVPGTDSNDDTTYVTQDNENYSQSVTEEESHYLPNERITTTNTPPGSIDYTTSTVSVSAINYVVLNEDDYKSEDHEGLSWDEFKLANSQPVDVTETIDAATLVRLQNLVANATGISTDNVTVGLFEQNIYFDSEGLNMSLTDLLQIILILVILALLAFVIVRSLHSERQEEVEDEPEELSVEQLLESQPEETEALENIEMDQGSETKKLIEEFVEQNPEAAANLLRNWLNDDYA, from the coding sequence ATGCCTGAAAGATTAAAAGCAATTCTCGACAGAATTAAAGAGTGGTGGAACCGCTTTACCACCAAACAAAAGACAATGATAGTAGCAGTAGGTGCCGGTGCGCTTGTTACATTGGCTGTTCTTTTGCTGATCTTTTCACAGCCTAAGTACATCACCCTGGTTACGGCGGATGATACGAAGCAGGCTGCTGAGATCAGAGATCTTCTTGAAGAGAACAATATAAATTATCAGCTGTCGGAAGATGCACTTGTATTCAAAGTCCGTGAAGAGGATCAGCAGGATGCAAGACTACTTCTTGCGGCCAACGGTGTTCAGGCTGATGACTATACAATTGATAAAGTTACTGATTCGTCTTTTACCACAACAGAATCTGATAAACAGAAGAAGTACGTAACTTATATGGAAAAAAAGCTTGAGAAGGACCTTGCATCTATCGAGTCTGTAAACTGGGCAAGGATCACACTTCATGTTCCGGAAGATGACGGAACGCTTCTTGCATCACAGGAAGAGTCTACAGCAAGTATACTTCTTGAATTAAGCGATCCGGAGCATTTTACCAAAGATAATGCGGCATTTATCGCCAAGATAATATCCGCAGCTCTTGGAAATGAAACTACTGAAGGCATAGTTATCATGGATTCAACAGGTATGATGCTCTATGCCGGAGAAGATGAGACTGTAATGGGCATAGCAACTTCTCAGCTCACGTTAAAACAACAGGCTGAAGCTTCAGTAAGAACGGCAGTCAAAAACGTAATACTTGGAACCAACATGTATGACAACGTTGAAGTTGGTACCAATCTGAAGATGGATTTTTCTACAATAGATGACACCATTCATACTTACACACCTGTTGAAGGAGGATCTCAAGGCGTTTTAAGTGAGCACAGATCCTACTCTTCAGATTCTACAGGCGGCGAGTCGGGGGTTCCGGGAACCGACTCAAACGATGACACAACTTATGTAACTCAGGACAACGAGAATTATTCCCAGTCGGTTACGGAAGAAGAGTCACATTATCTTCCAAATGAAAGGATCACAACGACCAATACGCCTCCGGGCTCGATCGATTATACCACTTCGACAGTATCTGTATCAGCGATCAATTATGTAGTACTTAATGAGGACGATTACAAATCAGAAGATCATGAGGGACTTAGTTGGGACGAATTTAAGCTTGCAAATTCTCAGCCTGTTGATGTTACTGAAACAATTGATGCAGCAACACTTGTAAGGCTTCAGAATCTTGTAGCTAACGCAACAGGTATCAGCACAGATAATGTTACTGTAGGTCTTTTTGAACAGAATATCTATTTTGACAGCGAAGGCCTTAACATGAGCCTGACAGATCTGTTACAGATAATCCTGATCCTTGTAATCCTTGCACTTCTTGCATTCGTTATCGTCAGAAGCCTTCATTCCGAGCGTCAGGAAGAGGTGGAGGACGAACCGGAAGAGCTTTCTGTTGAACAGCTTCTTGAGTCTCAGCCTGAGGAAACTGAAGCACTTGAGAACATCGAAATGGATCAAGGTTCAGAGACCAAAAAACTTATCGAAGAGTTTGTTGAGCAGAATCCTGAAGCAGCAGCAAACCTGCTTCGTAACTGGCTTAATGATGATTATGCGTAA
- the fliE gene encoding flagellar hook-basal body complex protein FliE, translating into MADISTLTNVTSGAVKAAEIANSRVRNPMGKPEDDRNTFSRILATTIDNINTTNAYLSDAENAEIEWSLGQAKNTHDLTIALNKASTALQYTVAVRDRVLTAYNQLMQMQF; encoded by the coding sequence ATGGCTGATATTTCTACTCTTACAAATGTCACATCGGGTGCGGTAAAAGCTGCGGAGATAGCTAATAGCCGTGTTAGAAATCCTATGGGTAAACCCGAAGATGATCGTAATACTTTTTCTAGAATTCTTGCTACCACCATCGATAACATCAATACGACCAATGCTTATCTTTCTGATGCAGAAAATGCAGAGATAGAATGGTCTCTTGGTCAGGCCAAGAATACTCACGATCTGACTATCGCTTTAAATAAAGCTTCAACAGCACTCCAGTATACTGTCGCAGTAAGAGACAGAGTGCTTACAGCATACAACCAGCTTATGCAGATGCAATTCTAA
- the flgC gene encoding flagellar basal body rod protein FlgC, with translation MSLFTSFDINGSGLTAQRFRMDIISENIANANTTRDEDGDPYVRKVVTFSEKGEQTPFTKIFNQKLDHYSGKGVKVTTVQEDTKTQMNIVYDPSHPDADEDGYVTYPNVNIVTEMTNLIDASNAYQANATAFNASKQIAQMGLTMGRGG, from the coding sequence ATGAGTTTATTTACATCATTTGATATCAATGGATCAGGTCTTACGGCTCAGAGATTTAGGATGGACATAATCTCTGAGAATATAGCTAATGCTAATACAACCCGTGATGAAGACGGAGATCCTTATGTACGTAAGGTTGTAACTTTCTCAGAAAAAGGAGAACAGACTCCTTTTACAAAGATATTTAATCAAAAACTTGATCACTACTCGGGTAAGGGTGTTAAAGTTACAACTGTTCAGGAAGATACGAAGACACAGATGAATATAGTCTATGATCCTTCACATCCTGATGCAGATGAAGATGGTTATGTTACATATCCAAACGTTAATATTGTTACAGAGATGACCAATCTCATCGATGCGAGCAATGCTTACCAGGCTAATGCCACTGCTTTCAACGCAAGTAAGCAGATCGCACAGATGGGACTTACAATGGGTAGGGGAGGTTGA
- the flgB gene encoding flagellar basal body rod protein FlgB, which translates to MINSNAFDYINVLDATADAAWVRNEIIANNIANATTPGYKREDIDFENELRRALGYVKFKSLDEKVANLRGTKIKGRSFLDSANYSYRLDKNNVDPEQENIELVSNQLKYQGVIASLTNEFQNLQTAMRAPS; encoded by the coding sequence ATGATTAATTCCAATGCTTTCGATTATATAAATGTTCTGGATGCAACGGCTGATGCGGCATGGGTCAGAAATGAGATCATTGCCAATAATATTGCTAATGCAACAACTCCCGGTTATAAAAGAGAAGATATTGATTTTGAGAATGAACTAAGACGTGCTCTTGGATACGTGAAATTTAAATCACTTGATGAAAAGGTTGCAAATCTTCGCGGAACTAAAATTAAAGGAAGATCCTTCTTAGACAGCGCTAATTATTCCTATCGTCTTGATAAGAACAACGTAGATCCGGAGCAGGAGAATATAGAACTTGTATCCAACCAGCTCAAATATCAGGGCGTAATTGCAAGTCTTACTAATGAGTTCCAAAATCTTCAGACAGCTATGAGGGCACCATCATAA
- the codY gene encoding GTP-sensing pleiotropic transcriptional regulator CodY, with translation MSSVQLLDKTRKIGNLLHNVNSGKVVFNDICDVLGEILLSNVLVISKKGKVLGTSTRNEIPEIKDLLIGEVGSFVDPMLNERLLTILSTKENVNLTTLGFDSEESDRYQAIITPIYIAGERLGTLFIYKIEQSYEIDDIILCEYGTTVVGLEMLRAVNEESAEENRKIAVVKSAISTLSFSEMEAIVHIFDELNGMEGVLVASKIADRDGITRSVIVNALRKFESAGVIESRSSGMKGTYIKVLNDVVFDEVKKLKKESK, from the coding sequence ATGAGCAGCGTTCAGCTTCTAGACAAGACTCGTAAGATCGGTAATCTTCTTCATAACGTTAATTCCGGCAAGGTGGTATTTAACGACATCTGTGATGTACTTGGAGAGATTCTTCTTTCAAATGTTCTCGTTATAAGTAAAAAGGGTAAGGTACTCGGAACTTCCACAAGGAATGAGATCCCGGAGATCAAGGATCTTCTGATTGGAGAAGTTGGAAGTTTTGTAGATCCTATGCTCAATGAAAGACTTCTTACAATTCTTTCGACCAAAGAGAATGTAAATCTGACAACGCTTGGATTTGATTCTGAGGAATCGGATCGTTATCAGGCTATTATCACACCTATCTATATTGCAGGTGAGAGACTTGGAACACTCTTTATCTACAAGATAGAGCAGTCCTACGAAATTGACGATATCATTTTGTGCGAATACGGAACTACTGTTGTAGGTCTTGAAATGCTTCGTGCAGTTAACGAAGAGAGCGCAGAAGAGAATCGTAAGATCGCGGTTGTTAAGTCTGCGATCAGCACACTTTCATTTTCAGAGATGGAAGCTATCGTGCATATATTCGATGAGCTTAACGGTATGGAAGGCGTTCTTGTTGCCAGCAAGATAGCTGACAGGGACGGAATCACACGTTCTGTTATCGTTAACGCACTTCGTAAGTTTGAGAGTGCAGGCGTCATTGAGTCCAGAAGTTCCGGAATGAAAGGAACTTACATCAAGGTCCTCAACGACGTGGTATTTGACGAAGTCAAAAAGCTTAAGAAAGAATCTAAGTGA